One part of the Dyadobacter sp. 676 genome encodes these proteins:
- a CDS encoding efflux RND transporter periplasmic adaptor subunit — translation MKPYILISALFCASVSCTGPAREQPAEKPVEAPPTMRLVSFDPQQIRNVGIEVGNPAVKNVAGVLTLQGKIDVPPQSTVSLSFPLGGYLKSTKMLPGMHVRKGQVLAELEDMQFIQLQQDFLTAREKFELAEAEYVRQKDLNQSKASSDKVLQQAKAEVETQRILVNALARKLEVIGIVPGKLSPENISKTVPIVSPIDGFVSKVNVNVGKYTAPTDMLFELVDPRDIHLALNVFEKDLHALSVGQRVTAYTNADPSKKFTAEIILIGKSLTNDRMAEVHCHFDRYSPALVPGMFMNGEVSVQSGRALTVPEDAVVRWENKSFVFVERDPGSFEMIEIAPGAVKDGFQQVGGAGIRAESKVVVRNAYAVLMKMKNTGDEG, via the coding sequence ATGAAACCATACATTTTAATATCCGCTCTGTTCTGTGCCAGTGTTTCGTGCACGGGGCCCGCCCGGGAGCAACCCGCCGAAAAGCCGGTTGAAGCCCCGCCGACCATGCGCCTGGTGTCGTTTGATCCACAACAAATCCGGAACGTCGGTATCGAGGTAGGGAACCCGGCTGTCAAAAATGTCGCGGGCGTGCTTACGCTTCAGGGAAAGATCGATGTGCCTCCGCAGAGCACCGTCAGTTTGAGTTTTCCGTTGGGAGGATACCTGAAATCAACAAAAATGCTGCCCGGAATGCATGTGCGGAAGGGACAGGTACTGGCTGAACTCGAAGATATGCAGTTTATCCAGTTACAACAGGATTTTCTGACCGCCCGCGAGAAATTCGAACTGGCCGAAGCGGAATACGTTCGGCAGAAAGACCTCAACCAGAGCAAGGCCAGCAGCGACAAAGTCCTGCAACAGGCTAAGGCCGAAGTGGAAACGCAGCGTATCCTGGTGAACGCGTTGGCGAGGAAACTGGAAGTGATCGGGATTGTGCCCGGGAAGCTGAGCCCGGAAAATATTTCCAAAACGGTGCCGATCGTTTCTCCGATAGACGGATTCGTTTCGAAAGTGAATGTCAACGTGGGCAAATATACCGCTCCCACCGACATGCTTTTCGAGCTGGTCGACCCGCGCGACATCCATCTGGCATTGAATGTTTTTGAAAAAGACCTGCATGCATTGTCGGTCGGCCAGCGCGTAACCGCTTACACCAATGCCGATCCATCGAAAAAATTCACCGCGGAAATTATCCTGATCGGCAAAAGCCTCACGAATGACAGAATGGCAGAAGTGCATTGTCATTTTGATCGGTATAGCCCTGCGCTGGTGCCTGGAATGTTCATGAACGGCGAAGTTTCCGTGCAGAGCGGCCGCGCGCTTACCGTACCCGAAGACGCCGTAGTGCGCTGGGAGAACAAGTCGTTCGTCTTTGTCGAGCGTGATCCGGGCAGTTTTGAAATGATTGAAATCGCGCCGGGGGCCGTCAAGGACGGTTTTCAGCAGGTCGGCGGAGCGGGCATCAGGGCCGAATCGAAGGTGGTAGTGCGGAATGCCTACGCGGTTTTAATGAAAATGAAAAACACCGGCGACGAAGGTTGA
- a CDS encoding CusA/CzcA family heavy metal efflux RND transporter, which yields MLNRIIRFSVENKLVIGIFMLLWVACGIYELTRLPIDAVPDITNNQVQIITTAPSLGTEDVERLITFPIEQATANIPGLRESRSMSRFGLSLVSLVFDDESDVYWARQQATERLAQVEMPETAGKPELAPVTTGLGEIYQYVVKPKKGFEKKYSLSDLRTTQDWLIRRQLLGTPGVADVSTFGGELKQYEVAVDPSGLKAMGLTITDVLTALNRNNQNTGGAYIEKGPTVLYIRSLGLAGSMDDINHIVVANRGGVPVLVSHVAQVRFAPAIRYGALTMAGYGEVAGGIVMMLKGGNSSEVVGNVKKRIAEIGRTLPEGLEIEPFLDRTKMVNNAIGTVEHNLLEGAVIVVIVLVLFLGNLRAGFIVASVIPLSMLFAVAMMNIFGVSGNLMSLGALDFGLIVDGAVIIVEAILHHLHTSSRYAGIGRLTQRQMDDEVSGSASRMMNAAVFGQIIILIVYLPILSLSGIEGKMFKPMAQTVAFAILGAFILSLTYVPMVSSLLISKKVGHKANWSDRLMEKIERAYGRVLARALRMKAAVVACAFVLFGVAVLLFSRMGGEFIPQLEEGDFATETRLLVGTNLSTTIDAINRISDRLKADYPEVVKIVSRIGSAEIPTDPMPIEGGDMIIVLKDKSEWTSAGSFSELATKMAATAQEVVPGVTTGFQYPVQMRFNELMTGAKQDVVCKIFGEDLEKLSAYAEQLGQIARRVRGTADWYIEEVTGMPQIVIDFNRAEIAKYGLNIDDLNKTINAAFAGAAAGQVYEGEKRFDLVVRVRAEGRKSIGDVQNLLVATPNGLQIPLSQVATVREIEGPNQIQREDTRRRIIVGFNVRGRDVESIVGELRQQVDAKIRFESGYSITYGGAFENLQQAKARLGIAVPVALLLIFMMLYFTFSSVKDGALIYTAIPLSAIGGVFGLAVRDMPFSISAGVGFIALFGVAVLNGIVLISEFNRIKKEGETTDPWEVVMTGTRNRLRPVLMTAAVASLGFLPMALSNGAGAEVQRPLATVVIGGLITATLLTLFVLPALYLLFNTKNKTTGRTVAGVLGLLLFTSLAQAQDRTITLEEAEQKALGHNRSVKSGRLGMQAAEQLRRSAFDIAKTGISADYGKFNSPNNDTRIGITQTIAFPSVYTNQRKGREADYLAAQARAKFTEQEVRTGVRRLFYEYAVLKEREKLLIYADSIFTGFETKSNLRFERGASNVLEKTAASSQKQQVANQLNLVRHDLGIVLERFNFWIQDSLTYTPRWNVPRIAAMPDSVIPADLPQLEIGKQLTQSAYFRYRMEKAKMLPEISASYNNQSLRGTQLLDGREVNLTAGDRFGYYGLGINIPLFFKAQRAQVSAARLDWLRARNEEELVARRLRSDLRNAEEQVRKFAENLRYYEQQGLPNAETILSAADRQFISGEIDYLQWVILAGQSIAIRSEYVNALGSYNEAVIELLHLNNQ from the coding sequence ATGCTGAACAGAATCATCAGGTTCTCTGTGGAGAACAAGCTGGTGATCGGGATATTCATGTTGCTGTGGGTGGCCTGCGGCATCTATGAGTTGACCCGGTTGCCCATTGATGCCGTTCCCGACATCACCAATAACCAGGTACAGATTATCACAACCGCCCCGTCGCTGGGTACCGAAGATGTGGAGCGACTCATCACTTTCCCGATCGAACAGGCTACCGCCAATATTCCGGGCCTGAGAGAAAGCCGTAGCATGTCGCGTTTCGGGCTATCGCTCGTATCGCTGGTTTTCGACGACGAGTCCGACGTTTACTGGGCACGCCAGCAGGCAACCGAGCGACTTGCACAGGTGGAAATGCCCGAAACCGCCGGCAAGCCCGAACTCGCCCCGGTAACCACCGGCCTCGGAGAGATATATCAATATGTGGTGAAACCCAAAAAAGGTTTCGAGAAAAAGTATTCGCTTTCCGACCTGCGCACGACACAAGACTGGCTCATCCGCCGGCAATTGCTCGGGACACCCGGCGTTGCGGATGTTTCGACATTCGGAGGGGAACTGAAACAGTACGAAGTAGCCGTAGACCCCTCGGGCCTGAAAGCGATGGGGCTGACGATCACCGATGTGCTCACAGCGCTGAACCGCAATAACCAGAACACTGGCGGCGCATACATCGAGAAGGGGCCGACGGTGCTGTACATCCGGAGCCTGGGCCTCGCCGGATCGATGGACGACATCAACCACATTGTCGTAGCCAACCGCGGCGGCGTACCAGTGCTCGTAAGCCACGTAGCGCAGGTACGTTTTGCCCCCGCGATCCGGTACGGCGCGCTTACGATGGCCGGATACGGCGAGGTAGCGGGGGGAATAGTGATGATGCTCAAAGGCGGCAATTCGTCGGAGGTCGTAGGCAATGTGAAGAAACGCATTGCGGAGATCGGCAGAACGCTGCCCGAAGGATTGGAAATAGAGCCTTTCCTGGACCGTACCAAGATGGTTAACAATGCTATCGGAACGGTGGAACACAATCTGCTGGAAGGCGCGGTAATCGTCGTGATCGTGCTGGTGCTGTTTCTCGGAAACCTGCGTGCGGGGTTCATCGTGGCGTCGGTTATTCCGCTTTCCATGCTATTCGCCGTCGCGATGATGAACATTTTTGGCGTCAGCGGTAACCTCATGAGCCTCGGTGCACTCGATTTCGGCCTGATCGTCGACGGGGCGGTGATCATCGTGGAAGCCATTCTCCATCATTTGCATACTTCTTCCCGATATGCGGGTATCGGCCGGCTGACGCAACGGCAAATGGACGACGAGGTGTCGGGCTCGGCAAGCCGGATGATGAATGCCGCGGTGTTCGGACAAATCATCATTCTCATCGTTTACCTGCCGATCCTTTCGTTGTCCGGCATTGAAGGTAAGATGTTCAAGCCGATGGCGCAGACCGTCGCCTTCGCGATCCTCGGGGCATTCATATTGTCCCTTACCTATGTGCCGATGGTAAGTTCGCTGCTGATCAGCAAGAAGGTCGGCCACAAGGCGAACTGGTCCGACAGGCTGATGGAAAAGATCGAGCGTGCCTACGGGCGGGTGCTTGCGCGTGCGTTGCGGATGAAAGCAGCGGTGGTAGCCTGCGCATTCGTGTTGTTCGGCGTGGCAGTACTGCTTTTCAGCAGAATGGGCGGGGAGTTTATCCCGCAGCTCGAAGAGGGCGATTTCGCCACAGAGACACGTTTGCTCGTCGGAACGAACCTGAGCACGACCATCGACGCGATCAACCGCATTTCCGATCGTTTGAAAGCGGATTATCCTGAGGTGGTGAAGATCGTCTCGCGCATAGGCAGCGCCGAAATTCCCACCGATCCGATGCCGATCGAGGGCGGGGATATGATTATCGTTTTGAAGGATAAATCGGAATGGACAAGTGCCGGAAGTTTTTCCGAGCTGGCTACCAAAATGGCCGCTACGGCCCAGGAAGTAGTTCCCGGCGTTACGACAGGCTTTCAGTATCCGGTGCAAATGCGCTTCAATGAGCTCATGACAGGCGCCAAGCAGGATGTGGTATGCAAGATCTTCGGGGAAGATCTCGAAAAACTTTCCGCCTATGCGGAGCAGCTTGGGCAGATAGCCCGGCGCGTGCGCGGTACCGCCGACTGGTATATAGAAGAAGTGACTGGCATGCCCCAGATCGTAATCGACTTTAACCGGGCCGAAATTGCCAAATATGGCCTGAATATCGACGATTTGAACAAAACCATCAATGCGGCGTTCGCAGGCGCAGCGGCGGGGCAGGTTTACGAGGGGGAAAAACGCTTCGACCTGGTGGTACGCGTGCGCGCAGAAGGGCGGAAAAGCATCGGGGATGTGCAGAACCTGCTGGTAGCTACGCCGAACGGGTTGCAGATCCCGCTCAGTCAGGTGGCGACTGTCCGCGAGATCGAGGGGCCCAACCAGATCCAGCGCGAGGATACCCGCCGGCGCATTATCGTGGGTTTCAACGTCCGCGGGAGGGATGTGGAGTCGATCGTCGGGGAGTTGCGGCAGCAGGTGGACGCAAAAATCAGGTTCGAGAGCGGTTATTCCATTACTTACGGCGGCGCGTTCGAGAACCTGCAACAGGCAAAAGCCCGGCTGGGCATCGCGGTGCCGGTTGCGCTCCTGCTGATTTTCATGATGTTGTACTTTACATTCTCGTCGGTAAAGGACGGGGCGCTGATTTACACGGCCATCCCGCTGTCGGCAATCGGCGGGGTATTCGGCCTGGCGGTCCGCGATATGCCGTTCAGTATTTCGGCTGGTGTCGGGTTTATCGCATTGTTCGGTGTGGCCGTACTGAATGGTATCGTATTGATTTCGGAGTTTAACCGGATCAAAAAGGAAGGAGAGACGACCGACCCCTGGGAAGTGGTGATGACGGGCACACGGAACCGCCTGCGTCCCGTTCTGATGACGGCCGCCGTGGCGTCGCTGGGTTTTCTTCCCATGGCGCTCAGCAATGGCGCGGGCGCCGAGGTGCAGCGGCCGTTGGCTACGGTGGTGATCGGCGGGCTGATAACGGCTACATTGCTCACATTGTTTGTGCTGCCGGCATTGTATCTACTTTTTAATACAAAAAACAAAACGACCGGCAGGACGGTAGCCGGCGTGCTGGGATTGCTGTTATTTACCAGTTTGGCGCAGGCGCAGGACCGCACGATAACCCTCGAAGAAGCGGAGCAAAAGGCGCTGGGGCATAACAGAAGCGTCAAAAGCGGCCGGTTGGGCATGCAAGCCGCGGAGCAGTTACGGCGCAGTGCTTTCGATATCGCCAAAACGGGCATCAGTGCTGATTATGGCAAGTTCAATAGCCCGAACAACGATACCCGTATCGGTATCACGCAAACGATCGCATTTCCGTCGGTTTATACGAACCAGCGGAAGGGCCGCGAGGCCGATTATCTTGCCGCTCAGGCGCGCGCGAAGTTTACCGAGCAAGAAGTACGCACGGGCGTAAGACGACTTTTTTATGAATATGCCGTATTGAAAGAGCGGGAAAAGCTGCTGATTTATGCAGACAGTATTTTTACCGGCTTTGAAACCAAATCCAACCTCCGGTTCGAGCGGGGCGCTTCCAATGTGCTGGAAAAAACAGCCGCCAGTTCACAGAAGCAACAGGTCGCCAATCAGTTGAACCTCGTAAGGCACGACCTGGGCATTGTTCTGGAAAGGTTTAATTTCTGGATACAGGACTCGCTGACCTACACCCCGCGGTGGAATGTGCCCAGGATAGCCGCAATGCCCGATAGCGTTATCCCGGCGGATCTGCCCCAGCTGGAAATCGGGAAGCAATTGACGCAGTCGGCGTACTTCCGGTATCGTATGGAAAAGGCGAAAATGCTGCCGGAAATTTCGGCGTCGTACAACAACCAGAGCCTTCGCGGAACGCAGCTGCTTGATGGCCGGGAGGTTAACCTGACGGCGGGGGACCGCTTCGGGTATTACGGGCTCGGGATCAATATTCCCTTGTTTTTCAAGGCACAAAGAGCGCAGGTTTCGGCCGCCCGTCTCGACTGGCTGCGGGCGCGGAACGAAGAAGAGCTTGTGGCGCGACGTCTCCGCTCCGACCTCCGGAATGCGGAAGAACAGGTCCGGAAATTTGCCGAAAATCTTCGCTACTACGAGCAACAGGGACTTCCGAATGCGGAAACGATCCTTTCCGCCGCCGACCGTCAGTTCATCAGCGGCGAAATCGATTACCTGCAGTGGGTGATCCTGGCCGGGCAATCGATCGCCATACGGAGCGAATATGTGAATGCATTGGGCAGCTACAACGAGGCCGTCATCGAATTACTCCATTTGAACAATCAGTAA
- a CDS encoding metallophosphoesterase produces MKNVLRWATPALVLLFASCDNLFQYNPNEETLLEKEKNLTAKNIARITALPVSDTTRFILMGDSQRWYDECEDFVKSANQQKDISFVLHAGDISDFGLTQEFRWVNEIMLRLKYPYVTVIGNHDIVANGSATYRKMFGPLNYSFDFGHDRFIFINTNSREYAFDGSVPDISWLKAQLADNPEQRNTIVVAHVPPFDGDFDKNLEKPYSEALANDPTVKFTLYGHQHRFYDGEFYDDGVHYYLTTSMGARGYMVISTWKGGYKVERVEF; encoded by the coding sequence TTGAAAAATGTTCTACGCTGGGCCACACCGGCCCTTGTATTACTTTTCGCTTCCTGCGACAATCTTTTTCAGTACAATCCCAATGAGGAAACGCTGCTGGAAAAAGAAAAAAACCTCACAGCCAAAAATATAGCGAGAATTACCGCATTGCCCGTTTCCGACACGACGCGCTTTATTCTTATGGGCGATTCGCAGCGGTGGTACGACGAGTGTGAAGATTTTGTAAAAAGTGCCAATCAGCAGAAAGACATTTCTTTTGTGCTCCACGCCGGGGACATTTCGGATTTCGGCCTTACGCAGGAATTCAGGTGGGTGAACGAAATCATGTTGCGCCTGAAATATCCCTATGTGACCGTGATAGGCAACCACGACATCGTGGCCAACGGATCGGCCACATACCGGAAAATGTTCGGCCCTCTTAATTACTCGTTCGACTTCGGGCACGACAGGTTTATCTTCATCAATACCAATTCGCGCGAGTATGCATTCGACGGTTCCGTACCGGACATTTCCTGGCTGAAAGCGCAGCTGGCCGATAACCCCGAACAGAGGAATACGATCGTGGTAGCCCATGTGCCGCCATTCGACGGGGATTTTGATAAAAACCTGGAAAAGCCCTACTCGGAAGCCCTGGCCAACGACCCTACCGTGAAGTTTACACTCTACGGGCATCAGCACCGGTTCTACGACGGCGAGTTTTACGACGATGGCGTGCATTACTACCTCACCACGTCCATGGGAGCCCGCGGATATATGGTCATCTCGACCTGGAAAGGCGGTTATAAAGTTGAAAGGGTTGAATTCTGA
- a CDS encoding DUF1440 domain-containing protein, translating into MSALKISRSGRNTILSATLIAGTLDILAAFLVYTVILEQTSPARILMSIASGIFGKAAYSGGTPMIVTGLVLHFLIAFIFSVFYYLVYPGLAFLRHRKLLAGILYGIFIWLVMNLGVLQIVFGGMPLPDPGAALLGMGLVIVAVGIPISYIVSASGRR; encoded by the coding sequence ATGAGCGCACTAAAAATCAGCAGATCGGGCAGGAATACCATTCTCTCTGCCACTTTGATCGCCGGTACGCTGGATATTCTCGCCGCATTTCTCGTGTACACGGTGATTCTGGAGCAAACCAGCCCTGCCCGCATCCTGATGTCGATCGCCAGCGGTATTTTCGGAAAGGCGGCCTACTCGGGTGGAACGCCGATGATCGTCACCGGGCTGGTACTGCATTTCCTGATCGCCTTCATTTTTTCCGTTTTCTATTACCTTGTTTACCCCGGCCTGGCCTTTCTTCGTCACCGAAAACTGCTTGCCGGGATTCTATACGGCATTTTTATATGGCTCGTCATGAACCTCGGCGTTTTACAGATCGTATTCGGGGGCATGCCCCTCCCAGATCCCGGCGCGGCATTGCTGGGTATGGGCCTGGTAATCGTAGCGGTCGGCATCCCGATATCCTACATTGTATCGGCCTCGGGGCGGCGCTGA
- a CDS encoding NmrA family NAD(P)-binding protein, with product MSNIILGASGRVGSAVVGQLLERKAPVKGVVRDDEKAEALKTRGAEAAIADAHNLPALKVAFRGGETLFALTPETGREENVLGDTNDILTNYRAALAASGIRKLVGLSSMGAQHREGTGNLVMSYMLEHAFDGLDLTRVFIRPAYYFSNWAAYLESAGETGILPTFFPTDLKIPMICPSDVGHFAAEVLLNDASDMTIYELYGPASYSSDDVAAAFSEVLGKKVKAQQIPRNQWAGALGSIGFSRDGIRNFIEMTDAVISGKSTPEGNGTVTAEMGTTLEEYLEKAVRSA from the coding sequence ATGTCAAACATTATTTTGGGGGCATCGGGCCGGGTCGGTTCGGCGGTAGTCGGGCAACTTTTGGAAAGAAAAGCGCCGGTGAAAGGCGTTGTGAGAGATGACGAAAAAGCGGAAGCACTGAAAACCCGGGGAGCCGAAGCCGCGATTGCCGACGCGCACAACCTGCCGGCGCTGAAAGTGGCTTTCAGGGGAGGAGAAACACTTTTTGCATTAACACCCGAAACGGGACGGGAAGAGAATGTACTGGGCGATACCAACGACATTCTTACCAACTACCGGGCTGCTCTGGCCGCGTCGGGTATTCGGAAACTCGTAGGATTATCGTCTATGGGCGCACAGCACCGCGAGGGTACCGGCAATCTGGTGATGTCCTATATGCTCGAACATGCGTTCGACGGATTGGATTTAACGAGGGTGTTTATCCGCCCGGCATACTATTTCAGCAATTGGGCCGCTTACCTCGAATCCGCGGGAGAAACCGGTATTTTACCTACTTTTTTCCCCACAGACCTAAAAATTCCGATGATCTGTCCTTCGGATGTAGGACATTTTGCGGCCGAAGTGTTGCTCAACGACGCTTCCGATATGACCATTTACGAGCTTTACGGGCCTGCGTCTTATAGTTCCGACGACGTTGCCGCAGCGTTCAGCGAGGTATTGGGTAAAAAAGTGAAAGCGCAGCAGATTCCCAGAAACCAATGGGCCGGGGCGCTTGGCTCGATCGGGTTTTCGAGGGATGGTATCCGTAACTTCATTGAAATGACCGACGCCGTCATCAGCGGGAAATCTACGCCGGAGGGTAACGGTACCGTCACGGCGGAAATGGGTACTACTTTGGAAGAATACCTCGAAAAAGCCGTCCGGAGCGCCTGA
- a CDS encoding molybdopterin cofactor-binding domain-containing protein — translation MNRRRFLQTTSVTASGLLLSFSVPARNAMPAAGFSPNALLRIDTDDTIRIILNKVEMGQGVWTTLAMLIAEELDCDWASIRVENRVITGPHLDESIFALSTGGSDTIRSEFDRYRMTGAIARTMLVQAAARRTGVPAAQCRTAGGYVLAGTSKLSYGSLASDASRLPVPRVGLRARKDWKLIGRSPLRLDVPDKVNGKTQYGIDIHFPGLLTAVLERCPVFGGEVRSFDASGALRIPGVRKVVQVPGGVAVVADHTWAAMQGRKALLIAWNFGEIKNPDSTELIGQYRQVAGQPGIRGQSGGRCKPGMAACRRDF, via the coding sequence ATGAATCGCCGCCGTTTTCTTCAAACGACCTCCGTCACAGCCAGTGGTTTGCTGCTGTCATTTTCTGTACCTGCCCGGAACGCGATGCCGGCAGCCGGTTTTTCGCCGAATGCATTGCTTCGGATCGATACTGACGATACGATCCGGATAATCCTAAACAAAGTGGAAATGGGACAGGGAGTGTGGACCACCCTTGCGATGCTGATCGCCGAAGAACTGGATTGCGACTGGGCCAGCATCCGCGTCGAGAACCGCGTCATCACCGGTCCGCACCTCGATGAAAGCATATTCGCGCTCTCCACCGGCGGCTCGGATACTATCCGGTCCGAATTTGACCGCTATCGTATGACAGGCGCTATCGCCCGCACGATGCTCGTTCAGGCAGCTGCCCGACGCACCGGTGTTCCGGCAGCCCAATGCCGCACCGCCGGGGGTTACGTACTGGCCGGAACCAGCAAACTCAGCTATGGATCGCTGGCAAGCGATGCGTCGCGGCTGCCGGTCCCGAGGGTAGGCCTGCGGGCACGAAAGGATTGGAAGCTGATCGGCCGCTCGCCGCTCCGGCTCGATGTTCCCGACAAGGTAAACGGCAAAACGCAGTATGGCATCGACATCCATTTCCCCGGCCTGCTCACGGCCGTTCTCGAACGCTGCCCGGTATTTGGCGGCGAAGTACGATCTTTTGACGCTTCCGGCGCACTGCGCATTCCGGGCGTAAGGAAAGTGGTGCAGGTCCCGGGCGGTGTAGCGGTGGTAGCAGACCATACGTGGGCTGCAATGCAGGGCCGGAAAGCACTCCTTATTGCCTGGAATTTTGGCGAAATAAAGAACCCCGACAGTACCGAACTGATCGGACAATACCGGCAGGTTGCCGGCCAGCCAGGTATTCGGGGCCAGTCGGGGGGGCGATGTAAACCAGGCATGGCAGCATGCCGACGCGATTTTTGA
- a CDS encoding molybdopterin cofactor-binding domain-containing protein, with protein MPASQVFGASRGGDVNQAWQHADAIFEQEFAFPFLAHAPMETLNCTVKLTADRCEIWTGTQSPSLHRQEAARLLGLRDEQVTLYTPPMGGSFGRRGSFGNDWTQEALHIAQAVGQPVKLVWTREDDIRGGFYRPVYFHRVKIGTDREGFPVAWKHDVVGQSLFVGTVLENEIAPNGLDYSSLDGVNGSPYVARCPDHAVILHTTANNVPVLAWRSVGNTHTAFVMETLIDELAHRAGRDPIAYRKTLLAGHPRHLAALTRAAEMVGEALPVGRFRGVAVHGAMGSVVAQIVEISFKDNAVKVHRVVCAIACGLAVNPDGIAAQMESGIIYGLTAALFGEITIENGNVRQSNFHDYRMLRMDESPAIEVHIVEDDGKMGGVGEPGVSPVAPALANALFAATGKRIRRLPLLANI; from the coding sequence TTGCCGGCCAGCCAGGTATTCGGGGCCAGTCGGGGGGGCGATGTAAACCAGGCATGGCAGCATGCCGACGCGATTTTTGAACAGGAATTTGCATTCCCCTTCCTTGCACACGCCCCCATGGAGACGCTCAATTGTACCGTAAAACTAACCGCCGACCGTTGCGAAATCTGGACCGGCACCCAGTCGCCGTCCCTCCACCGGCAGGAAGCCGCCCGTTTGCTCGGCCTTCGCGACGAACAGGTTACATTATATACACCTCCCATGGGCGGGAGTTTCGGCCGGCGGGGCTCGTTTGGCAATGACTGGACCCAGGAAGCCCTGCATATCGCGCAGGCCGTCGGACAACCCGTAAAGCTTGTATGGACGCGTGAGGACGACATTCGCGGAGGGTTTTACCGGCCCGTTTACTTCCACCGGGTTAAGATAGGGACAGACCGGGAGGGGTTTCCCGTGGCCTGGAAGCACGACGTAGTGGGGCAATCGTTGTTCGTCGGCACCGTTCTTGAAAACGAAATAGCACCGAATGGCCTCGATTACAGTTCGCTGGACGGCGTAAACGGTTCGCCTTATGTGGCCCGCTGCCCCGACCACGCGGTTATTCTGCATACCACCGCCAACAATGTGCCCGTGCTCGCATGGCGCTCGGTGGGCAACACGCACACCGCTTTTGTAATGGAAACACTCATCGACGAGCTCGCACACCGTGCGGGACGCGATCCCATCGCATACCGCAAGACTTTACTGGCCGGGCACCCCCGGCATCTTGCCGCATTGACACGCGCCGCTGAAATGGTCGGCGAGGCATTGCCTGTCGGACGCTTCCGCGGTGTGGCAGTGCACGGCGCCATGGGAAGCGTGGTGGCCCAGATTGTGGAAATTTCGTTCAAAGACAATGCCGTCAAGGTACACCGTGTTGTGTGTGCGATCGCATGCGGGCTGGCCGTGAACCCCGACGGCATCGCCGCACAAATGGAGAGCGGGATCATTTACGGCCTTACTGCCGCGTTATTCGGCGAAATCACCATCGAAAACGGGAATGTCCGTCAAAGTAATTTCCACGATTACCGCATGTTACGGATGGATGAATCGCCGGCCATCGAGGTACATATCGTGGAAGACGACGGCAAAATGGGCGGCGTGGGCGAGCCCGGGGTCTCGCCTGTTGCGCCTGCTTTGGCAAATGCGCTGTTCGCGGCTACGGGCAAGCGGATAAGAAGGTTACCGTTGCTGGCCAATATTTAA